A stretch of Macadamia integrifolia cultivar HAES 741 unplaced genomic scaffold, SCU_Mint_v3 scaffold_189A, whole genome shotgun sequence DNA encodes these proteins:
- the LOC122071097 gene encoding transcription factor bHLH18-like isoform X1 has translation MLMLHKNLQVAHDIAKGQRGPTVKPIKMQILQPLPLFCDIYNQGSSTSLDQEIKNFSLIMEMSSFRWLSDLGMEDPAFIHQCQMNSFDELTSQHMVAAFGDDFHSSFSSESYSSYPTLNHNSSGTTFSGSSMEASQTCVEREERPMKQLKTNNSWNSCTTTTTPEASSSPPNILSFGGDQAQQLYGNIMGTVKPKDEARIFSSSDVLISQGSYRNNQNNGPKASQGNKRGPPSTKPNSHSQDHIIAERKRREKLSQRFIALSAIVPGLKKMDKASVLGDAIKYLKQLQERVKTLEEQAMKKKTMESVVVVKKSQISSDDESSSSGENFTNNPLPEIEARVSDKNVLIRIHCEKRKGIVVKTLAEMEKLHLCVINSSAIPFGESILDITVVAKMEEDFSMKVKDLVRHLCSAFRQFMLE, from the exons ttgatgttacATAAAAACTTGCAAGTGGCACACGATATAGCAAAGGGACAAAGAGGGCCGACTGTTAAGCCAATCAAGATGCAGATCCTTCAGCCTCTACCATTATTCTGTGACATATATAATCAAG GATCATCCACTAGTCTTGATCAAGAAATTAAGAACTTCTCATTAATAATGGAAATGTCATCTTTCCGGTGGTTATCTGACCTG GGAATGGAAGATCCAGCCTTCATCCATCAATGTCAGATGAACTCCTTTGATGAGTTAACATCTCAACACATGGTAGCTGCATTTGGAGATGACTTCCACAGCTCTTTCTCTTCTGAGAGTTACTCATCATACCCAACCTTGAACCATAATAGCAGTGGAACCACCTTCAGTGGCTCATCTATGGAGGCTTCTCAGACCTGtgtggagagagaggagagaccCATGAAGCAACTCAAGACTAACAACAGCTGGAACTCttgcaccaccaccactaccccggaagcttcttcctctcctccaaACATTCTTTCTTTTGGTGGTGATCAAGCTCAGCAACTATATGGGAATATAATGGGTACTGTGAAACCCAAAGATGAAGCCAggatcttctcttcttcagatGTCTTGATTTCTCAAGGATCATACAGGAATAACCAGAACAATGGACCCAAAGCAAGCCAAGGGAATAAGAGGGGTCCACCTTCCACCAAGCCTAATTCTCATTCACAAGACCACATTATAgcagaaaggaagagaagagagaagcttAGCCAGCGATTCATTGCTCTCTCAGCCATTGTTCCAGGCCTCAAGAAG ATGGACAAGGCTTCTGTTCTTGGAGATGCTATAAAGTATTTGAAACAACTGCAAGAGAGAGTGAAGACACTGGAGGAACAGGCTATGAAGAAAAAAACCATGGAATCAGTAGTAGTGGTCAAGAAATCACAGATATCATCCGACGACGAAAGCTCTTCCTCAGGAGAGAACTTCACAAACAACCCACTCCCTGAAATCGAAGCAAGGGTCTCAGACAAGAATGTCTTAATAAGGATCCATTgtgagaaaaggaaaggaattgTAGTGAAAACCCTAGCAGAGATGGAAAAGCTCCACCTTTGTGTCATCAATAGCAGTGCCATTCCTTTTGGTGAATCCATTCTCGACATAACTGTTGTTGCTAAG ATGGAGGAGGATTTCTCCATGAAAGTGAAGGATCTAGTGAGGCATCTATGCTCAGCATTTCGACAGTTCATGTTAGAGTGA
- the LOC122071097 gene encoding transcription factor bHLH18-like isoform X2, with protein MEMSSFRWLSDLGMEDPAFIHQCQMNSFDELTSQHMVAAFGDDFHSSFSSESYSSYPTLNHNSSGTTFSGSSMEASQTCVEREERPMKQLKTNNSWNSCTTTTTPEASSSPPNILSFGGDQAQQLYGNIMGTVKPKDEARIFSSSDVLISQGSYRNNQNNGPKASQGNKRGPPSTKPNSHSQDHIIAERKRREKLSQRFIALSAIVPGLKKMDKASVLGDAIKYLKQLQERVKTLEEQAMKKKTMESVVVVKKSQISSDDESSSSGENFTNNPLPEIEARVSDKNVLIRIHCEKRKGIVVKTLAEMEKLHLCVINSSAIPFGESILDITVVAKMEEDFSMKVKDLVRHLCSAFRQFMLE; from the exons ATGGAAATGTCATCTTTCCGGTGGTTATCTGACCTG GGAATGGAAGATCCAGCCTTCATCCATCAATGTCAGATGAACTCCTTTGATGAGTTAACATCTCAACACATGGTAGCTGCATTTGGAGATGACTTCCACAGCTCTTTCTCTTCTGAGAGTTACTCATCATACCCAACCTTGAACCATAATAGCAGTGGAACCACCTTCAGTGGCTCATCTATGGAGGCTTCTCAGACCTGtgtggagagagaggagagaccCATGAAGCAACTCAAGACTAACAACAGCTGGAACTCttgcaccaccaccactaccccggaagcttcttcctctcctccaaACATTCTTTCTTTTGGTGGTGATCAAGCTCAGCAACTATATGGGAATATAATGGGTACTGTGAAACCCAAAGATGAAGCCAggatcttctcttcttcagatGTCTTGATTTCTCAAGGATCATACAGGAATAACCAGAACAATGGACCCAAAGCAAGCCAAGGGAATAAGAGGGGTCCACCTTCCACCAAGCCTAATTCTCATTCACAAGACCACATTATAgcagaaaggaagagaagagagaagcttAGCCAGCGATTCATTGCTCTCTCAGCCATTGTTCCAGGCCTCAAGAAG ATGGACAAGGCTTCTGTTCTTGGAGATGCTATAAAGTATTTGAAACAACTGCAAGAGAGAGTGAAGACACTGGAGGAACAGGCTATGAAGAAAAAAACCATGGAATCAGTAGTAGTGGTCAAGAAATCACAGATATCATCCGACGACGAAAGCTCTTCCTCAGGAGAGAACTTCACAAACAACCCACTCCCTGAAATCGAAGCAAGGGTCTCAGACAAGAATGTCTTAATAAGGATCCATTgtgagaaaaggaaaggaattgTAGTGAAAACCCTAGCAGAGATGGAAAAGCTCCACCTTTGTGTCATCAATAGCAGTGCCATTCCTTTTGGTGAATCCATTCTCGACATAACTGTTGTTGCTAAG ATGGAGGAGGATTTCTCCATGAAAGTGAAGGATCTAGTGAGGCATCTATGCTCAGCATTTCGACAGTTCATGTTAGAGTGA